In Microbacterium sp. ABRD28, the genomic stretch CCGCAGTCACGGTCAGGCCCTCGACGGCGTAGCGCACGAGATGGATCGGAGTGGCGAGCCCCGCGACGAGCCGCGGGGTGAAGCCGGTGTCGAAGAGCAGCCGCTCGCGCTCCATGCGCTCCCGGAGGGCTGCGCGAAGCGCGGGGTCGCCGACCTCGGGGGCGAGGGCGTCGAGCCGGGCGATCACCTCGCCCTGCAGCGCGTAGCGCTCCTGCAGCCACGCCGCAGACAGATCCGGGAGGGCGGGTGCATCACTGAGGCCGATCGCCTGCGCCGCATCGGGCTCGCGTTCGGCGAGGCGGGCCACGTAGTGGTCGGCGATCAGGTGGACCGGGTCGGTGCTGGCGCTCACCGACCCAGCCTACGGACGCGCGGTCGAACCGGTGGTCCTAAGCACTCGAGGCGGGCATCGTGGCGGCCAGCCGCTCCTTCTCGCGTTCGACGTCGAACGTCGCCGCAGGCCACCGCGGGTCGAGCGTCTCGAGCGCTTCCACGAGAAGGCGCTGCACGGCGATGCGCGCGTACCACTTGCGGTTGGCCGGAACCACATACCAGGGCGCGGCGGCCGTCGAGGTCCGGTCGAACACCGTCTGGTACGCCGCCATATAGTCGGGCCAGAGCGCGCGTTCGTCCACGTCGCCGGGGTTGTACTTCCAGTGCTTATCGGGCCGGTCGAGCCGCTCCATGAGGCGGACGCCCTGCTCGGCGTACGAGATGTGCAGCATGACCTTGACGATGCGGGTGCCGCTCGCCACGACGCGCGCCTCGAAATCGTTGATGGCGTCGTAGCGCCGCTCGATCTCGTCGGCCGGGGCGAGGGCGCGGACGCGCCCGACGAGCACATCCTCGTAGTGCGACCGATCGAACACCCCGATGAATCCCGGCTCGGGGAGGCGTCGCTCGATACGCCAGAGGAAGTCGTGCGCGAGCTCCTCGGGGGTCGGCTTCTTGAACGCGGTGAGCATGACGCCCTGGGGGTCGACCGATCCGACGACATGCCGGACGATCCCTCCCTTGCCGGCGGAATCCATCGCCTGCAGCACGAGGAGCACGGCCTGGTCGGCCGCCCCGTTCCTGCTCGCGGCGTAGAGACGCTCCTGCAGCTCATCGAGTCGGGAATCGTCGGCCAGGTCGGCGACACCGTCGGCTTTGGAGCCGTCGTAAGCCGGGGTGGCGTCGGGGTCGACGGCCGCGAGCTCGAAACCCTCCTCGACGCGAAGGGCGATCGCGGGGTCGCCGACCCAACCGGTGTCTTGTGCCGTCGTCATCCCGCCATGATGTCCCACCGTGGGTTGACGAGGGAAGAGCGGGGCGGTCAGCGGGTGAGCGGCACTTCGACGAGCAGACGCGACGCGCTCCCGGAGGTGAGCGCCTGATCGAGTTCCGACCGCGTTGCGGCCCGCCGGTACTCCCACCCGTAGGCGCTCGCGATCGCCTCGAGCCGCACCTCGTGAGGGGTGTAGAGCACGCGGTCCATGGCCTCGGGTCCGGCGACACCCGCGACCTCGAGCCCGTCGAAGATCGTTCCCCCGCCGTCGTTGCCGACGATCACCTG encodes the following:
- a CDS encoding polyphosphate kinase 2 family protein, translating into MTTAQDTGWVGDPAIALRVEEGFELAAVDPDATPAYDGSKADGVADLADDSRLDELQERLYAASRNGAADQAVLLVLQAMDSAGKGGIVRHVVGSVDPQGVMLTAFKKPTPEELAHDFLWRIERRLPEPGFIGVFDRSHYEDVLVGRVRALAPADEIERRYDAINDFEARVVASGTRIVKVMLHISYAEQGVRLMERLDRPDKHWKYNPGDVDERALWPDYMAAYQTVFDRTSTAAAPWYVVPANRKWYARIAVQRLLVEALETLDPRWPAATFDVEREKERLAATMPASSA